A genomic stretch from Xiphophorus maculatus strain JP 163 A chromosome 16, X_maculatus-5.0-male, whole genome shotgun sequence includes:
- the LOC111611587 gene encoding uncharacterized protein LOC111611587 yields the protein MDYFVCDKLSQWGLSELIEIFKDEEMDTESLYCLEDRDIDTLIPKVDQRIQFKKEFQLLKEEQSRNPGMQQCPAHCCINSGSEECPTRDDTSSIRSSSPGRLRECLLTDNNVTSNPTRSSIKSLSTITVSVSLLNIRSLTNKESFVSKLLREKQFDFLCLTETWQKKNDLTHLKRAAPDGYSHISQPRSEGRGGGVAVLFRDKWLVSSVSVPTYNSFESTVLQIHLSVPTILATIYRPPESNKDFLNDFSSLLTFLWSLSPNIIVVGDFNIHMDKFSNTLTRDFYYLLDSFGMQQYVDFSTHSHGHILDLVCCSALTLSNCTALKMSICDHKLISFTVTLPLYRL from the exons AtggattattttgtttgtgacaAACTAAGCCAGTGGGGTCTGAGTGAGTtgatagaaatatttaaag ATGAAGAAATGGACACGGAAAGTCTTTATTGTCTTGAAGACCGAGATATTGATACACTGATTCCAAAAGTGGACCAAAggattcaattcaaaaaggaATTTCAGTTGTTAAAG GAAGAACAAAGCAGAAATCCAGGGATGCAGCAATGTCCTGCACAT TGTTGCATTAACTCTGGATCTGAAGAGTGTCCAACCCGAGATGATACCAGTTCAATTAGGTCATCATCACCTGGTCGACTGAGAGAATGTCTCCTCACTGACAACAATGTGACATCAAACCCAACCAGGTCCAGCATAAAGTCTCTCAGCACCATCACCGTCTCTGTTAGCTTGTTAAACATCCGCTCACTCACCAACAAAGAGTCTTTCGTTTCCAAGCTTCTAAGGGAAAAGCAGTTTGACTTCTTATGCCTGACGGAGACCTGGCAGAAGAAAAATGAccttacacatttaaaaagggCTGCGCCGGATGGGTATTCTCACATCAGCCAACCACGCTCTGAAGGACGAGGAGGCGGTGTCGCAGTGCTCTTCAGAGACAAGTGGCTTGTATCTTCTGTCAGTGTCCCCACTTACAACTCTTTTGAATCTACAGTACTACAAATCCACTTATCAGTACCCACCATCTTAGCCACCATCTATCGCCCTCCTGAGTCCAACAAGGATTTCTTAAATGATTTCTCCtctcttttaacatttttgtggtCCTTATCCCCAAATATTATCGTAGtgggtgatttcaacattcacaTGGACAAATTCAGCAACACTCTGACGCGGgacttttattatttgttggACAGTTTTGGAATGCAGCAATATGTTGACTTTTCTACACACAGCCACGGTCACATTCTGGATCTtgtctgctgctctgctttaaCGCTTTCAAACTGTACGgcattaaaaatgtccatttgTGACCATAAACTGATTTCATTTACTGTCACTTTGCCACTATACAGACTATAG
- the LOC111611732 gene encoding nuclear GTPase SLIP-GC-like isoform X1 produces the protein MDDFVCDTLTKSGLSNLIEAFEDEGIDTESFYLLQDADIDKMIPKMGPRLKFKKLLSQLKAEQTPNESTHHFPPHVLPSTNDMGKRKSDQQLDSNGQQAAKRKCETNSSAETEAKILTNVRNTMGGICAMLQDDSDLNKLLKTKIKNLETETKELVGVFGKTGAGKTSLINAVLEERNLLPSGSVSACTSVMIKVEGNRHNEKYEAEIEFISPEDWEDELGSLHCIIKKGNQEVQDNVDDSDEEYHDAVDKLSALYEEEWREKSCEQLMESKYFKEIPEFFQSRSKNLIFESAKDLSADIVKYTKDSPKNKNYNKIKQWYWPLVKCVTVRVPNHPSLQHVTLVDLPGNGDRNKSRDTMWKGIVGDCSTVWVVTEVNRAAAEQESWDILKNVASQIGNGGECRHIHIVCTKSDDIDDSDVTTKAETQALILKRNAETKERVTKEFNKLDKIKKHFSDECFQVFTVSSREFFRKRDLSPEDTEIPNLQEFLQNLNDCHSETLNYVSGAHGILSLIHGASRRKEDDRIKEVFEALEKNLTLQIESITNEMMKIYNVFEEHLQEGVERSKNSYENILRSTLYPHKRDGRGFHKQLKKAVENRGVHRPKKGREMNININLTSHLADSIDEEFRTTFPNDGKCGPFKGVIYSFSLVTEELKEKYKDVELQLVSLKSEEERLKTSLNKSIRKRKKTVYRSLIKTIEETLQDCYKKAAAFTGTGTLQNMRETIENHVHGSKNTMFENAKRVMMNHLHNLMMDVLKTLEDTMRESIEVSLKTDDTSFPDVSAQLKMVQKLCDELKSC, from the exons ATGGATGACTTTGTTTGTGACACGCTAACCAAGAGCGGTCTGAGTAACTTGATTGAAGCATTTGAAG ATGAAGGGATTGATACAGAAAGTTTTTATCTGCTTCAGGATGCAGACATTGATAAGATGATTCCAAAAATGGGACCAAGgttaaaattcaaaaagttactcagtCAGTTAAAG GCAGAACAAACGCCAAATGAGAGCACACATCATTTTCCACCACAT GTTTTACCTTCTACAAATGACATGG GAAAGCGAAAATCTGACCAACAGTTGGACAGCAATGGACAACAAGCAGCAAAAAGGAAGTGTGAGACAAATTCGTCAGCAG aaaCAGAAGCAAAGATATTAACTAACGTGAGAAACACGATGGGGGGCATCTGTGCCATGTTACAAGATGACAGTGATCTCAATAAGTTGTTGAA AACTAAAATCAAGAATTTGGAGACGGAAACGAAGGAGCTGGTTGGTGTCTTTGGTAAAACTGGAGCTGGAAAAACGTCTTTGATAAATGCTGTCCTTGAAGAGAGAAATCTTTTGCCCTCTGGAAGTGTCAGTGCCTGTACCTCAGTCATGATTAAAGTGGAGGGTAACAGGCACAATGAAAAATACGAGGCGGAGATTGAATTCATTTCACCCGAG gaCTGGGAAGATGAATTGGGATCACTGCATTGTatcattaaaaaaggaaatcaagAAGTACAAGACAATGTTGATGATTCTGATGAAGAATACCATGATGCTGTTGATAAGCTGTCTGCTCTGTATGAAGAAGAGTGGAGGGAAAAATCCTGTGAACAACTCATGGAGTCAAAGTACTTCAAAGAAATTCCAGAATTTTTTCAATCAAGAAGCAAAAACTTGATCTTTGAATCA GCTAAAGACCTATCTGCAGATATTGTCAAATATACAAAGGACtctccaaagaacaaaaactataacaaaataaagcagTGGTATTGGCCACTTGTGAAGTGTGTGACTGTCAGGGTACCAAATCATCCTTCTCTCCAACACGTCACACTTGTGGACCTTCCTGGAAATGGAGACCGCAATAAAAGCAGAGATACAATGTGGAAAGGG aTTGTTGGAGACTGTTCTACCGTCTGGGTTGTCACTGAAGTCAAtcgagcagcagcagagcaagAATCATGGGACATCCTGAAAAATGTTGCCAGTCAGATTGGAAACGGTGGGGAGTGTCGACACATTCACATTGTCTGCACCAAGTCTGATGATATTGACGATTCAGATGTAAC cACCAAAGCTGAAACTCAGGCCTTGATACTTAAGAGAAACGCAGAAACCAAAGAAAGGGTGACAAAAGAATTCAACAAACTGGACAAGATTAAA AAACACTTCAGTGACGAGTGTTTTCAGGTGTTCACTGTGAGCTCCAGAGAATTTTTCCGAAAGAGAGATCTAAGTCCAGAGGACACTG aaataCCCAATCTTCAAGAATTTTTGCAAAATCTCAATGACTGTCACTCAGAGACATTAAACTATGTGTCTGGAGCTCATGGCATCCTCTCTTTGATTCATGGGGCCAGCAGAAGAAAAGAG GATGACAGAATTAAGGAAGTGTTTGAAGCTCTTGAGAAAAATCTAACCCTTCAAATTGAGTCAATCACAAATGAAATGATGAAGATTTACAACGTTTTTGAAGAACACCTTCAAGAGGGAGTTGAGAGATCCAAAAACTCATACGAAAACATCTTGAGGTCTACCCTCTATCCCCAT AAAAGGGATGGTCGGGGATTTCATAAGCAACTGAAAAAAGCAGTAGAAAATAGAGGAGTCCACCGACCtaagaaaggaagagaaatgAACATCAACATAAACTTGACTTCCCATCTGGCTGACAGCATTGACGAGGAATTCAGAACCACTTTTCC AAATGACGGAAAATGTGGCCCATTCAAAGGAGTGATCTATAGTTTTTCACTTGTCACTGAAGAACTAAAAGAGAAGTACAAAGATGTGGAACTGCAACTGGTATCTCTCAAGTCAGAG gaaGAACGTCTGAAGACAAGTCTGAACAAAAGTATTCGTAAGCGCAAAAAAACAGTCTACAGGAGTCTAATAAAAACCATTGAGGAAACACTGCAAGACTgctataaaa AAGCAGCAGCCTTTACAGGAACTGGTACACTGCAGAACATGCGGGAAACTATAGAGAATCACGTACATGGATCAAAGAACACCATGTTTGAAAATGCTAAAAGGGTCATGATGAACCACCTGCACAACTTGATG ATGGACGTCCTGAAAACACTAGAGGATACCATGAGGGAATCGATTGAGGTGTCCCTGAAGACTGATGACACCTCATTTCCAG ATGTTTCAGCACAGCTCAAGATGGTCCAAAAACTATGTGATGAGCTGAAAAGCTgctaa
- the LOC111611732 gene encoding nuclear GTPase SLIP-GC-like isoform X2 — MIPKMGPRLKFKKLLSQLKAEQTPNESTHHFPPHVLPSTNDMGKRKSDQQLDSNGQQAAKRKCETNSSAETEAKILTNVRNTMGGICAMLQDDSDLNKLLKTKIKNLETETKELVGVFGKTGAGKTSLINAVLEERNLLPSGSVSACTSVMIKVEGNRHNEKYEAEIEFISPEDWEDELGSLHCIIKKGNQEVQDNVDDSDEEYHDAVDKLSALYEEEWREKSCEQLMESKYFKEIPEFFQSRSKNLIFESAKDLSADIVKYTKDSPKNKNYNKIKQWYWPLVKCVTVRVPNHPSLQHVTLVDLPGNGDRNKSRDTMWKGIVGDCSTVWVVTEVNRAAAEQESWDILKNVASQIGNGGECRHIHIVCTKSDDIDDSDVTTKAETQALILKRNAETKERVTKEFNKLDKIKKHFSDECFQVFTVSSREFFRKRDLSPEDTEIPNLQEFLQNLNDCHSETLNYVSGAHGILSLIHGASRRKEDDRIKEVFEALEKNLTLQIESITNEMMKIYNVFEEHLQEGVERSKNSYENILRSTLYPHKRDGRGFHKQLKKAVENRGVHRPKKGREMNININLTSHLADSIDEEFRTTFPNDGKCGPFKGVIYSFSLVTEELKEKYKDVELQLVSLKSEEERLKTSLNKSIRKRKKTVYRSLIKTIEETLQDCYKKAAAFTGTGTLQNMRETIENHVHGSKNTMFENAKRVMMNHLHNLMMDVLKTLEDTMRESIEVSLKTDDTSFPDVSAQLKMVQKLCDELKSC; from the exons ATGATTCCAAAAATGGGACCAAGgttaaaattcaaaaagttactcagtCAGTTAAAG GCAGAACAAACGCCAAATGAGAGCACACATCATTTTCCACCACAT GTTTTACCTTCTACAAATGACATGG GAAAGCGAAAATCTGACCAACAGTTGGACAGCAATGGACAACAAGCAGCAAAAAGGAAGTGTGAGACAAATTCGTCAGCAG aaaCAGAAGCAAAGATATTAACTAACGTGAGAAACACGATGGGGGGCATCTGTGCCATGTTACAAGATGACAGTGATCTCAATAAGTTGTTGAA AACTAAAATCAAGAATTTGGAGACGGAAACGAAGGAGCTGGTTGGTGTCTTTGGTAAAACTGGAGCTGGAAAAACGTCTTTGATAAATGCTGTCCTTGAAGAGAGAAATCTTTTGCCCTCTGGAAGTGTCAGTGCCTGTACCTCAGTCATGATTAAAGTGGAGGGTAACAGGCACAATGAAAAATACGAGGCGGAGATTGAATTCATTTCACCCGAG gaCTGGGAAGATGAATTGGGATCACTGCATTGTatcattaaaaaaggaaatcaagAAGTACAAGACAATGTTGATGATTCTGATGAAGAATACCATGATGCTGTTGATAAGCTGTCTGCTCTGTATGAAGAAGAGTGGAGGGAAAAATCCTGTGAACAACTCATGGAGTCAAAGTACTTCAAAGAAATTCCAGAATTTTTTCAATCAAGAAGCAAAAACTTGATCTTTGAATCA GCTAAAGACCTATCTGCAGATATTGTCAAATATACAAAGGACtctccaaagaacaaaaactataacaaaataaagcagTGGTATTGGCCACTTGTGAAGTGTGTGACTGTCAGGGTACCAAATCATCCTTCTCTCCAACACGTCACACTTGTGGACCTTCCTGGAAATGGAGACCGCAATAAAAGCAGAGATACAATGTGGAAAGGG aTTGTTGGAGACTGTTCTACCGTCTGGGTTGTCACTGAAGTCAAtcgagcagcagcagagcaagAATCATGGGACATCCTGAAAAATGTTGCCAGTCAGATTGGAAACGGTGGGGAGTGTCGACACATTCACATTGTCTGCACCAAGTCTGATGATATTGACGATTCAGATGTAAC cACCAAAGCTGAAACTCAGGCCTTGATACTTAAGAGAAACGCAGAAACCAAAGAAAGGGTGACAAAAGAATTCAACAAACTGGACAAGATTAAA AAACACTTCAGTGACGAGTGTTTTCAGGTGTTCACTGTGAGCTCCAGAGAATTTTTCCGAAAGAGAGATCTAAGTCCAGAGGACACTG aaataCCCAATCTTCAAGAATTTTTGCAAAATCTCAATGACTGTCACTCAGAGACATTAAACTATGTGTCTGGAGCTCATGGCATCCTCTCTTTGATTCATGGGGCCAGCAGAAGAAAAGAG GATGACAGAATTAAGGAAGTGTTTGAAGCTCTTGAGAAAAATCTAACCCTTCAAATTGAGTCAATCACAAATGAAATGATGAAGATTTACAACGTTTTTGAAGAACACCTTCAAGAGGGAGTTGAGAGATCCAAAAACTCATACGAAAACATCTTGAGGTCTACCCTCTATCCCCAT AAAAGGGATGGTCGGGGATTTCATAAGCAACTGAAAAAAGCAGTAGAAAATAGAGGAGTCCACCGACCtaagaaaggaagagaaatgAACATCAACATAAACTTGACTTCCCATCTGGCTGACAGCATTGACGAGGAATTCAGAACCACTTTTCC AAATGACGGAAAATGTGGCCCATTCAAAGGAGTGATCTATAGTTTTTCACTTGTCACTGAAGAACTAAAAGAGAAGTACAAAGATGTGGAACTGCAACTGGTATCTCTCAAGTCAGAG gaaGAACGTCTGAAGACAAGTCTGAACAAAAGTATTCGTAAGCGCAAAAAAACAGTCTACAGGAGTCTAATAAAAACCATTGAGGAAACACTGCAAGACTgctataaaa AAGCAGCAGCCTTTACAGGAACTGGTACACTGCAGAACATGCGGGAAACTATAGAGAATCACGTACATGGATCAAAGAACACCATGTTTGAAAATGCTAAAAGGGTCATGATGAACCACCTGCACAACTTGATG ATGGACGTCCTGAAAACACTAGAGGATACCATGAGGGAATCGATTGAGGTGTCCCTGAAGACTGATGACACCTCATTTCCAG ATGTTTCAGCACAGCTCAAGATGGTCCAAAAACTATGTGATGAGCTGAAAAGCTgctaa
- the LOC111611733 gene encoding uncharacterized protein LOC111611733 produces MDTESLYCLEDRDIDTLIPKVDQRIQFKKEFQLLKEEQSRNPGMQQCPAHCCINSGSEECPTRDDTSSIRSSSPGRLRECLLTDNNVTSNPTRSSIKSLSTITVSVSLLNIRSLTNKESFVSKLLREKQFDFLCLTETWQKKNDLTHLKRAAPDGYSHISQPRSEGRGGGVAVLFRDKWLVSSVSVPTYNSFESTVLQIHLSVPTILATIYRPPESNKDFLNDFSSLLTFLWSLSPNIIVVGDFNIHMDKFSNTLTRDFYYLLDSFGMQQYVDFSTHSHGHILDLVCCSALTLSNCTALKMSICDHKLISFTVTLPLYRL; encoded by the exons ATGGACACGGAAAGTCTTTATTGTCTTGAAGACCGAGATATTGATACACTGATTCCAAAAGTGGACCAAAggattcaattcaaaaaggaATTTCAGTTGTTAAAG GAAGAACAAAGCAGAAATCCAGGGATGCAGCAATGTCCTGCACAT TGTTGCATTAACTCTGGATCTGAAGAGTGTCCAACCCGAGATGATACCAGTTCAATTAGGTCATCATCACCTGGTCGACTGAGAGAATGTCTCCTCACTGACAACAATGTGACATCAAACCCAACCAGGTCCAGCATAAAGTCTCTCAGCACCATCACCGTCTCTGTTAGCTTGTTAAACATCCGCTCACTCACCAACAAAGAGTCTTTCGTTTCCAAGCTTCTAAGGGAAAAGCAGTTTGACTTCTTATGCCTGACGGAGACCTGGCAGAAGAAAAATGAccttacacatttaaaaagggCTGCGCCGGATGGGTATTCTCACATCAGCCAACCACGCTCTGAAGGACGAGGAGGCGGTGTCGCAGTGCTCTTCAGAGACAAGTGGCTTGTATCTTCTGTCAGTGTCCCCACTTACAACTCTTTTGAATCTACAGTACTACAAATCCACTTATCAGTACCCACCATCTTAGCCACCATCTATCGCCCTCCTGAGTCCAACAAGGATTTCTTAAATGATTTCTCCtctcttttaacatttttgtggtCCTTATCCCCAAATATTATCGTAGtgggtgatttcaacattcacaTGGACAAATTCAGCAACACTCTGACGCGGgacttttattatttgttggACAGTTTTGGAATGCAGCAATATGTTGACTTTTCTACACACAGCCACGGTCACATTCTGGATCTtgtctgctgctctgctttaaCGCTTTCAAACTGTACGgcattaaaaatgtccatttgTGACCATAAACTGATTTCATTTACTGTCACTTTGCCACTATACAGACTATAG